In one window of Bdellovibrio bacteriovorus W DNA:
- a CDS encoding queuine tRNA-ribosyltransferase (COG0343 Queuine/archaeosine tRNA-ribosyltransferase) yields MLDEVKDEMTMKNGDFKVHQTAGNARRATLMTSHGPIQTPVFMAVGTKATVKAMTPEELKECGTQVVLGNTYHLHLRPGEKTIKKMGGLHKFMNWQGPILTDSGGFQVFSLSKLRKMSEEGVEFRSHLDGAKHFISPEKSMEIQMDLGSDIIMAFDECLQYPATDAEIEKSMALTHRWLLRSKEAMTRKESLLFGIVQGGLSLKHRLKSMEQVCSTDLPGYALGGFSVGEPIHLMHELLPSITPQMPANKPRYLMGVGTPTDLIIAIDAGVDMFDCVMPTRVARNGTIYTWQGKISIKRTEYREDPSPLDPECDCYTCTNYSKAYLRHLFLSTEILGARLNTIHNIHFYMKLMEKAREAIAEGRWEEYRDDCLTRFVKKG; encoded by the coding sequence GTGTTGGACGAAGTAAAAGATGAAATGACAATGAAAAATGGTGACTTCAAAGTTCATCAAACGGCGGGAAACGCAAGAAGAGCCACGCTGATGACTTCTCATGGGCCGATTCAGACTCCAGTCTTTATGGCTGTTGGAACAAAAGCCACAGTGAAGGCAATGACTCCAGAGGAGCTTAAAGAGTGCGGCACTCAGGTTGTCTTAGGAAACACTTACCATCTTCATTTGCGCCCTGGCGAAAAGACGATTAAAAAAATGGGTGGATTGCATAAGTTCATGAACTGGCAGGGGCCGATCCTGACGGACTCAGGTGGGTTCCAAGTGTTTTCGTTGTCGAAACTTCGCAAGATGTCGGAAGAAGGCGTAGAGTTTCGTTCACACCTTGATGGTGCCAAGCATTTTATTTCTCCAGAAAAGAGCATGGAAATCCAAATGGATTTGGGCTCTGATATTATTATGGCTTTTGATGAGTGTCTTCAGTATCCAGCAACGGATGCGGAAATTGAAAAATCTATGGCTTTAACTCATCGTTGGCTGTTGCGTTCAAAAGAAGCGATGACTCGTAAGGAAAGCTTGTTGTTTGGAATCGTACAAGGTGGATTGAGTCTTAAACATCGATTGAAGAGTATGGAGCAAGTCTGCTCGACGGATTTGCCGGGTTATGCCTTAGGCGGATTTAGTGTCGGGGAGCCCATTCATTTGATGCACGAACTTTTGCCGTCAATCACACCGCAAATGCCAGCCAATAAGCCAAGATACTTGATGGGCGTGGGAACTCCGACGGATTTGATCATTGCGATTGATGCGGGCGTTGATATGTTTGACTGCGTCATGCCTACGAGAGTGGCACGTAACGGAACGATCTACACATGGCAAGGAAAGATCAGCATTAAGCGGACAGAGTATCGCGAAGATCCATCTCCTTTGGATCCAGAGTGCGATTGCTACACTTGTACAAATTATTCGAAAGCGTATCTTCGTCACTTATTCTTGAGTACTGAGATTCTTGGAGCGCGTCTAAATACGATTCACAATATTCATTTCTATATGAAGTTGATGGAAAAAGCCCGCGAAGCCATCGCTGAAGGACGCTGGGAAGAGTATCGCGACGACTGCTTAACGCGATTTGTAAAGAAGGGGTAG
- a CDS encoding S-adenosylmethionine:tRNA ribosyltransferase-isomerase (COG0809 S-adenosylmethionine:tRNA-ribosyltransferase-isomerase (queuine synthetase)), whose product MKLSDLEFTYPEELVGLSPQKPSRVMWVDEQGLPSEISLESLLDKFNTGDVLVVNNTRVLKRRVFSGDLEILFLKQKSATDWEVLFPSKKYKLGALIELPLGLTMELIEKGRPQTVRLSQEVSEDYFSKVAELPLPPYIQKARDQRHTQEQDENWYQTAWASQPGSFAAPTASLHFSSEDMQRLKARGVEIIELTLHVGLGTFLPVTVENLDDHDMHEEFVEISSHSWQAVQAAKAEGRKVWSLGTTSTRSLESAAAGMLKPQADGSLSGFTKLLIQPGFEFKVVDVLLTNFHQPQSTLLALVSGFSSLERVKACYQWAIERKFRLFSYGDLSCWTK is encoded by the coding sequence ATGAAACTATCTGATCTTGAATTTACCTATCCTGAAGAACTAGTGGGGTTGTCTCCACAAAAGCCCTCTCGCGTGATGTGGGTGGATGAGCAAGGGTTACCTTCCGAAATTTCCCTCGAGTCTCTCTTAGATAAATTCAATACAGGCGACGTTCTAGTGGTGAATAATACTCGGGTCCTTAAAAGGCGGGTATTTTCTGGAGATCTTGAGATTCTTTTCCTTAAACAAAAGTCAGCTACAGACTGGGAAGTTTTATTTCCTTCCAAAAAATATAAATTAGGGGCTCTGATCGAGCTGCCTCTAGGGCTTACTATGGAGCTCATCGAGAAAGGGCGACCGCAAACGGTGCGACTTTCTCAAGAAGTCTCAGAAGACTATTTTAGTAAAGTGGCCGAGTTGCCCCTGCCGCCTTATATTCAAAAAGCGCGCGATCAGCGCCACACTCAAGAGCAAGATGAAAACTGGTATCAGACGGCGTGGGCCTCTCAGCCCGGTAGCTTTGCAGCTCCGACGGCGAGTTTACACTTTTCTTCCGAAGATATGCAGAGACTCAAGGCGCGTGGTGTGGAAATTATAGAGCTGACTTTGCATGTGGGCTTAGGAACTTTCCTTCCAGTGACCGTAGAAAATTTGGATGATCATGACATGCACGAAGAGTTCGTGGAAATCTCGTCGCACTCTTGGCAAGCCGTCCAGGCAGCCAAAGCTGAGGGGCGTAAGGTGTGGTCACTTGGGACGACGTCAACTCGGTCGCTAGAAAGTGCTGCCGCGGGAATGCTCAAGCCTCAGGCAGATGGCTCACTCTCAGGATTTACTAAATTACTTATTCAGCCAGGGTTTGAATTCAAAGTGGTGGATGTTCTCTTAACAAACTTCCATCAGCCTCAATCGACCTTATTGGCCTTGGTTTCGGGCTTTTCAAGTTTAGAGCGTGTCAAAGCTTGCTATCAGTGGGCTATTGAGAGAAAGTTTCGCCTCTTTTCCTATGGAGATTTATCGTGTTGGACGAAGTAA
- a CDS encoding phosphoesterase PA-phosphatase related protein (COG0671 Membrane-associated phospholipid phosphatase), which translates to MKSVLGKILSLAIATTTLVPLQGFAQQPYPSSWEYETSLSYSNQEMDWIKFGLMSSVIVFTSEREMLQFVQKNDGQVTDRAANAGEYFGSRKMVPVMGAAYVLGMVMNEAGMSRMAVLSFKAGIINTLINDSLKQTFRRALPRETDDPFRETRSDGAPSMGMPSGHTSFAFSVATVIAEVAREEYDSTAIPVLAYGAAALTAWSRVYQNQHWASDVLIGAIVGHFSAKLAMSSEREESGNLRVRIYPYYGPNRSVGVMMSISEKTPKGVVCRPEEQGSSHCIEKVFDKYFKK; encoded by the coding sequence ATGAAATCAGTTCTAGGAAAGATTTTATCTTTAGCCATTGCCACGACAACACTTGTCCCTCTGCAAGGATTTGCTCAGCAGCCATATCCAAGCTCGTGGGAATACGAAACAAGTCTTAGCTATTCCAATCAAGAAATGGACTGGATCAAGTTCGGTCTTATGAGCTCGGTGATTGTCTTTACTTCTGAGCGTGAAATGCTCCAGTTTGTTCAAAAAAACGATGGCCAAGTGACTGATAGAGCCGCCAACGCGGGTGAGTATTTTGGCTCTCGTAAAATGGTTCCAGTGATGGGGGCTGCTTACGTCTTAGGGATGGTTATGAATGAAGCTGGTATGTCGCGCATGGCAGTTCTGAGCTTTAAAGCAGGCATCATCAATACTCTCATTAATGACTCTTTAAAACAAACCTTCCGCCGAGCTCTACCAAGAGAAACAGACGATCCTTTCAGAGAAACTCGCTCTGATGGAGCTCCCTCGATGGGAATGCCGTCAGGGCATACTTCGTTTGCCTTTTCAGTCGCCACTGTCATCGCGGAGGTCGCAAGGGAAGAATATGACTCGACGGCGATCCCCGTTCTTGCCTATGGTGCTGCGGCTCTCACGGCATGGTCTCGCGTATACCAGAACCAACACTGGGCCTCTGACGTTCTTATTGGTGCTATCGTTGGTCACTTTTCCGCAAAACTTGCGATGTCCTCAGAACGAGAAGAATCTGGCAATTTGCGTGTAAGAATTTATCCCTACTATGGACCAAATCGCTCTGTCGGTGTGATGATGTCTATCTCCGAGAAAACTCCGAAAGGAGTTGTCTGCAGACCTGAGGAGCAAGGTAGTTCGCATTGTATTGAAAAAGTTTTTGATAAGTACTTTAAGAAATAG
- a CDS encoding integrase family protein (COG0582 Integrase) codes for MPLSSQVFEILQQLKSITTGAFIFGSLKLQTYSDASLRKALSLIGYYGAHQDISGIENFVDLHSPHGVRASFRTIADEVLEWRVDILEQQLAHIVRDTNGRAHNRTTHLPKKTQMMQLWSYFIVYILDVVY; via the coding sequence GTGCCTTTGTCTTCGCAGGTGTTTGAGATCTTGCAGCAACTAAAATCAATCACTACAGGGGCATTCATTTTTGGAAGCCTCAAACTTCAAACCTATTCTGATGCTTCTCTTCGTAAAGCTCTATCTTTGATCGGATACTATGGAGCTCATCAAGATATTTCTGGTATTGAGAACTTTGTGGATCTTCACTCGCCGCACGGGGTTCGTGCTAGTTTTAGAACTATTGCTGATGAAGTTCTTGAGTGGCGAGTAGATATTCTGGAACAACAATTAGCGCATATCGTTCGTGACACTAATGGCCGCGCTCACAATCGAACAACGCATCTGCCTAAGAAAACTCAGATGATGCAGCTCTGGTCTTATTTTATTGTTTATATTCTCGATGTTGTTTATTAA
- a CDS encoding preprotein translocase YajC subunit (COG1862 Preprotein translocase subunit YajC) gives MFNGLLVSTAHAQTAPGAQPGMFEMFVPFIFIFVIFYFLIIRPQSKRQKDHQKFLSEVKRGDEVITSSGILGKVDGITDQFVTLEISEGVKVKMLRSQIATSQKAAIQEEKK, from the coding sequence ATGTTTAACGGACTTCTTGTATCTACAGCTCATGCTCAGACCGCTCCAGGTGCTCAACCAGGTATGTTTGAGATGTTTGTGCCATTCATCTTTATCTTTGTAATCTTTTACTTCCTCATTATTCGCCCTCAATCGAAACGTCAGAAGGATCATCAAAAATTTCTTTCTGAAGTTAAGCGTGGCGACGAAGTGATTACATCTTCTGGTATTTTAGGGAAAGTCGATGGAATCACAGATCAATTTGTGACTCTTGAAATCTCTGAAGGCGTGAAAGTAAAAATGCTTCGCAGCCAAATCGCAACTTCGCAAAAAGCGGCTATTCAAGAGGAAAAGAAATAA
- a CDS encoding tail sheath protein has translation MISYLKTFGFFLLAIFSFQSLAANLPARIELIPTARTAFVGEFEKGPYNAPTIVKSWSDFLSRFSQKTSTSVEEEQVRLYFANGGREASIVRIKKSPQQRFLVAPLTAESYLGDAKKRTGVYALERNSMPIGLLVFPGANNLSPTELFKLQKQALLWGRGQ, from the coding sequence ATGATTTCTTATCTCAAAACGTTTGGTTTCTTCTTACTTGCTATTTTTTCCTTTCAATCATTAGCAGCCAACTTGCCTGCCAGAATCGAACTAATTCCCACAGCTCGCACGGCGTTTGTCGGCGAGTTTGAGAAAGGGCCCTATAATGCCCCAACTATCGTCAAATCCTGGAGCGATTTCCTAAGTCGATTTTCTCAAAAAACCTCTACGAGCGTGGAAGAAGAACAAGTTCGCCTTTATTTTGCTAACGGCGGCAGAGAGGCGAGCATTGTCAGAATTAAAAAGTCCCCCCAACAAAGATTTCTTGTCGCCCCACTCACGGCTGAGAGTTATCTCGGCGATGCCAAAAAGAGAACGGGCGTTTATGCCCTTGAACGCAACTCTATGCCGATTGGTCTTTTAGTTTTTCCTGGCGCCAATAATTTATCCCCGACAGAGCTTTTCAAACTGCAGAAACAGGCCCTTCTGTGGGGGAGAGGCCAATAG
- a CDS encoding hypothetical protein (COG2823 Predicted periplasmic or secreted lipoprotein) yields MKKQLLTALVVSGLASFAFAAENPSTTQTTTNGMERESSGAIHTEPMKREGMSMDEHSQYNTDNRMKPMKNQASALSDANLQRSIHDQIMSDETLSVGAKGVTVTSENGKVTLKGSVASNQERMKLEEIAKKAKGAKSVDNQTEVQSF; encoded by the coding sequence ATGAAAAAGCAGTTGCTAACAGCACTTGTTGTGTCCGGTTTAGCGAGTTTCGCTTTTGCCGCTGAAAACCCATCGACGACTCAGACAACCACGAACGGCATGGAGCGGGAATCGTCAGGTGCTATTCACACAGAGCCTATGAAGCGAGAAGGCATGTCTATGGATGAACATAGCCAGTATAATACTGATAACAGAATGAAGCCTATGAAGAACCAAGCGTCAGCCCTATCAGATGCGAATCTTCAAAGAAGTATTCATGATCAGATTATGTCGGACGAAACTCTTTCAGTGGGTGCCAAGGGAGTGACGGTCACTTCCGAAAATGGAAAGGTCACTTTGAAAGGCTCTGTCGCTTCCAACCAAGAGAGAATGAAGCTTGAGGAAATCGCGAAAAAAGCGAAGGGTGCAAAATCTGTAGATAATCAAACAGAGGTTCAGTCTTTCTAA
- a CDS encoding SecD, protein-export membrane protein (COG0342 Preprotein translocase subunit SecD), translating to MEGLRWRSILAALGVAVSIVWVLPTFVHISENSWWPVKQKLNYGLDIQGGLHLVMGVDVDGVVKESTLRIIESMKADMKKEGIAFADVVSEKPEQGELVIKVSESGQKAGVEKYLKDKYSTVLQEMDSTADSIQLRYFDAYLNDYKNRVIQQAIETIRNRIDEFGVSEPSISQQGANRILIQLPGMADAERAKSLINTTARLDFMVVSTEMSGPQLQALVSEAEKAGGYSFENMKYSDYVTRLNEDLKGKLPEKTVLYFEKSSNAVNLEAGSVPYLLRTDTDLGGGALDDAFVGYDQYGAPQVSLHFNTAGAAKFADLTGNNVGRQMAIVLDKVVKSAPNIRDRIAGGQATISLGGGRDRNQMMEEAKMISTALRAGALPASLEQLEERRVGPTLGADAIDKAKLASYIGAALIILFMLVYYKGMGVVATVALAVNVLTMFALLITFGATLTLPGIAGIALTVGFAVDANVLINERIKEELKAGHGMVMAIREGYHRAMSAIIDSNLTTAVIAVILMYFGTGPVRGFAVTLLIGIVTSMFANVFLAKVIVDLLVHKFNIKKISV from the coding sequence ATGGAAGGCTTACGCTGGAGATCGATCCTTGCCGCCCTTGGAGTGGCGGTTTCTATTGTTTGGGTACTCCCAACGTTTGTTCATATCAGTGAAAATTCTTGGTGGCCGGTAAAGCAAAAGCTGAACTACGGTCTTGATATCCAAGGTGGTCTTCACTTAGTTATGGGTGTTGACGTTGATGGTGTTGTGAAAGAGAGCACTCTTCGTATCATCGAATCAATGAAAGCAGACATGAAAAAAGAAGGCATTGCCTTTGCTGATGTCGTGAGTGAAAAACCAGAGCAGGGTGAGCTTGTTATTAAAGTTTCTGAATCCGGTCAAAAAGCTGGAGTTGAAAAGTATTTAAAAGATAAATATTCAACAGTTCTTCAGGAAATGGACTCTACTGCTGACTCTATTCAGTTGCGCTACTTTGATGCTTATTTAAATGATTACAAAAATCGCGTGATTCAACAGGCGATTGAAACAATTCGTAATCGTATCGATGAGTTCGGGGTTTCTGAGCCTTCTATTTCTCAACAAGGTGCAAACCGTATTTTGATCCAGTTGCCAGGAATGGCTGATGCTGAAAGAGCAAAATCTTTGATCAATACGACAGCTCGTCTAGATTTCATGGTGGTTTCTACTGAAATGTCAGGTCCACAGTTGCAAGCTTTGGTTTCTGAAGCAGAGAAAGCTGGCGGATACTCTTTCGAAAACATGAAGTACTCTGACTATGTAACTCGTTTGAACGAAGACCTTAAAGGGAAGCTTCCTGAGAAAACGGTTCTTTACTTTGAGAAATCTTCAAACGCTGTGAATCTTGAAGCTGGCTCTGTTCCTTATCTATTAAGAACTGATACGGATCTTGGTGGTGGAGCTTTGGACGACGCTTTCGTTGGTTACGACCAATATGGTGCACCTCAAGTTTCTCTTCATTTTAACACAGCGGGTGCTGCGAAGTTTGCTGACCTTACTGGAAACAACGTTGGTCGTCAGATGGCGATTGTTCTAGATAAAGTCGTAAAATCAGCTCCGAACATCCGTGATCGTATCGCTGGTGGACAAGCTACAATTTCTTTGGGTGGCGGTCGTGATCGTAACCAAATGATGGAAGAAGCAAAAATGATCTCTACGGCACTTCGTGCGGGTGCATTGCCAGCTTCTCTAGAGCAGCTTGAAGAGCGCCGTGTTGGTCCAACATTGGGCGCCGATGCTATCGACAAAGCGAAACTAGCTTCTTACATTGGTGCGGCTCTAATCATTCTTTTCATGCTTGTGTATTATAAAGGCATGGGAGTCGTGGCTACGGTAGCTCTTGCCGTGAACGTATTGACGATGTTTGCCTTGTTAATCACGTTCGGTGCCACTTTGACTTTGCCGGGTATTGCAGGGATCGCTTTGACAGTGGGATTTGCGGTCGACGCGAACGTGCTGATCAACGAGAGGATCAAGGAAGAGCTGAAAGCGGGACATGGAATGGTTATGGCTATTCGCGAAGGTTATCACCGTGCGATGTCTGCCATTATCGACTCTAACTTAACAACGGCTGTGATCGCTGTGATCTTGATGTACTTCGGTACAGGTCCAGTGAGAGGTTTTGCAGTAACTCTACTTATTGGTATTGTTACGTCTATGTTTGCAAACGTGTTCTTGGCCAAAGTTATTGTGGATTTATTGGTTCACAAATTTAACATTAAAAAGATTTCAGTCTAG
- a CDS encoding putative permease (COG3104 Dipeptide/tripeptide permease) has protein sequence MAIASEKTFFGHPRSLMTLFLTEMWERFSYYGMRALLVLYMTQYLFVEAQNGKKIWGYETLENGLTSVFGEMTTQGLSSQIYGIYTGLVYFTPFFGGMIADRYWGKRKAIYVGGILMSVGHFLMAVESLFFPALLFLILGNGFFKPNISTQVGDLYEPGDARRDSGFTLFYMGINLGAILSPLVCGTLGQKVGWHWGFGAAGVGMLISLAIYHIGSKNLPESKILKVKEEIHKKAQVPLTKAEWARTWSLTFLCLVTVFFWGVYEQQGNTLQLWADQNTDWNFFGWEMPSTWYQSFNPLIILIFAPVLDLLWTRQNKRGKEPSTVVKMALGCFLGVIALVIMYMAARAVGPGKGSVIWLFGSTLMLTIGELYISPIGLSLVTKVAPAKIVSMMMGVWFISSFFGNYAAGYIGSFYDTMPKEQFFLLLAGLGAIPGLIFLFSHKVLSRSLGDV, from the coding sequence ATGGCTATAGCTTCAGAAAAAACCTTTTTCGGTCATCCACGATCTCTCATGACTTTGTTTCTGACCGAGATGTGGGAGAGGTTCTCCTATTATGGAATGCGGGCTCTTTTAGTTCTGTATATGACTCAGTATCTTTTTGTTGAGGCTCAGAATGGAAAAAAGATTTGGGGATATGAAACTTTAGAAAATGGACTCACTAGCGTTTTCGGAGAAATGACAACTCAAGGACTCTCGTCGCAGATCTATGGAATCTATACGGGGTTGGTTTATTTTACACCGTTCTTTGGTGGTATGATTGCTGATCGTTATTGGGGAAAAAGAAAGGCCATCTACGTTGGTGGCATTTTGATGTCGGTTGGTCACTTTTTAATGGCGGTTGAGAGTCTCTTTTTTCCAGCGCTTTTATTTTTAATTTTAGGCAATGGTTTCTTTAAACCTAATATCTCCACTCAAGTGGGAGATCTTTATGAACCAGGCGATGCCCGTCGAGACAGTGGGTTTACGTTGTTTTACATGGGGATCAATCTGGGGGCGATTTTATCTCCGCTGGTCTGTGGAACTTTGGGACAGAAGGTGGGATGGCACTGGGGTTTTGGGGCCGCAGGTGTAGGGATGTTAATCTCTTTAGCGATTTATCACATTGGAAGTAAGAACCTGCCAGAATCTAAAATCTTAAAAGTAAAAGAGGAGATTCACAAGAAAGCTCAAGTACCTCTAACGAAGGCTGAGTGGGCGCGAACGTGGTCCTTAACATTTCTCTGTCTAGTGACGGTTTTTTTCTGGGGCGTGTATGAGCAGCAGGGGAACACTTTGCAACTTTGGGCAGATCAAAATACGGACTGGAACTTTTTTGGTTGGGAGATGCCATCGACGTGGTATCAGAGTTTTAATCCGCTGATTATTTTAATATTTGCACCGGTCTTGGATCTTCTTTGGACAAGACAGAATAAGCGTGGGAAAGAGCCTTCTACAGTCGTGAAGATGGCGTTGGGGTGTTTTCTAGGAGTGATCGCCTTGGTGATCATGTATATGGCAGCTAGAGCTGTCGGCCCAGGTAAGGGCAGTGTGATCTGGCTTTTCGGGTCTACCTTGATGTTAACAATTGGAGAGCTTTATATTTCCCCTATCGGTTTGTCTTTAGTGACAAAAGTAGCTCCGGCTAAAATTGTATCCATGATGATGGGCGTGTGGTTTATTTCCTCATTTTTTGGAAACTACGCCGCGGGTTACATTGGAAGTTTTTACGATACTATGCCGAAGGAGCAATTTTTCTTGCTCTTAGCGGGACTGGGTGCCATTCCGGGATTGATCTTTCTTTTTAGTCATAAGGTCCTCTCGCGGTCTCTCGGAGATGTCTAA
- a CDS encoding transposase (COG2963 Transposase and inactivated derivatives), producing MGSFTAKDRKDLENNQNVLKVTTSNVTYTPEFKVKALKLRQDGLMPSEIFKDAGINLSLFGKDYPRKCIQRWAKMSQKDGGLKKERRGVNSTGRPKGLRFKSAEEEIAYLRAENDFLKKLHALEARYANKKSSR from the coding sequence ATGGGTTCATTTACAGCAAAAGATCGCAAAGATCTTGAGAACAATCAAAATGTTTTAAAGGTAACAACCTCTAACGTTACCTATACTCCAGAGTTTAAGGTTAAGGCTTTGAAGCTCCGTCAAGATGGGCTAATGCCTTCAGAAATATTTAAAGATGCCGGAATCAACCTTTCTCTCTTCGGCAAAGACTACCCCAGAAAGTGTATCCAGCGTTGGGCGAAGATGTCTCAAAAAGACGGTGGATTAAAGAAGGAGCGTCGAGGAGTTAATTCTACTGGGCGCCCCAAGGGGCTTCGGTTTAAATCAGCAGAAGAAGAAATTGCTTATTTGCGCGCGGAGAATGATTTCCTAAAAAAGCTCCACGCCTTGGAGGCAAGATACGCAAACAAGAAAAGTTCGCGTTAA
- a CDS encoding ISCpe6, transposase orfB (COG2801 Transposase and inactivated derivatives), producing the protein MDNAPIESFFGHLKDEAELRDCNTYEELVAEIDRYIKYYNNERPQWDLKGKTPAECRGFT; encoded by the coding sequence TTGGACAATGCTCCGATAGAAAGTTTTTTCGGACATTTAAAAGATGAGGCAGAGCTTCGAGATTGCAATACATATGAAGAGTTGGTAGCAGAGATAGATCGTTATATTAAATACTATAATAACGAACGACCCCAATGGGACTTAAAAGGAAAAACCCCGGCAGAGTGCCGAGGTTTTACTTAA
- a CDS encoding hypothetical protein (COG2378 Predicted transcriptional regulator) yields the protein MIDIILALVGGFLIFILMKNINSHFDTYDKSISDYKKDLPETSTSTDEIKESPPTNKRAFQLKFSESNSIKKPLSEEEATKFLRDIVRKAKTQTYDQVNDFVETWLEKVGDRGYDIHDDSYNGLLSFVEELFDHGTEEELPENSRAIQGNYIMEYSDIEGNRTKRTVTIKRLLLDDNPMIVAYCHLRKEPRTFRVDRIISMICSDTGEIHECDLLSFLTSKQTAA from the coding sequence ATGATAGACATAATTTTAGCACTCGTTGGCGGATTTTTGATTTTCATTTTGATGAAGAATATCAACAGTCATTTTGACACGTATGATAAATCCATAAGCGACTATAAAAAAGATTTGCCCGAAACATCCACCTCAACAGACGAGATTAAAGAATCACCTCCAACAAATAAACGTGCTTTTCAGTTAAAATTTAGCGAGAGCAATTCAATTAAAAAACCGCTTTCTGAAGAAGAAGCAACGAAGTTTCTTCGGGATATTGTTCGCAAAGCAAAAACGCAAACCTACGATCAGGTAAATGATTTCGTCGAAACATGGTTAGAAAAAGTTGGCGATCGTGGTTACGACATCCACGATGATTCGTATAACGGTCTTTTAAGCTTTGTCGAAGAACTTTTCGACCATGGCACCGAAGAAGAGTTGCCTGAAAATAGCCGTGCCATTCAGGGGAATTACATTATGGAATACTCTGATATTGAGGGAAATAGAACAAAACGAACGGTGACTATTAAACGGCTGTTGCTCGATGATAATCCAATGATCGTGGCCTATTGCCATCTAAGAAAAGAACCTCGTACATTTCGGGTAGATAGAATTATATCAATGATATGTTCCGATACAGGCGAGATTCATGAATGTGACCTATTAAGTTTTCTCACGAGCAAGCAAACTGCCGCATAG
- a CDS encoding putative phage tail sheath protein (COG3497 Phage tail sheath protein FI), with amino-acid sequence MAWKSKFSETSSTALRSGAIYYPPFIKDTHLIETSGAIAGVFAEFEKSGFWKSPAGVNARLRGVDQLLTNLTPQQEELLTQEGINTLKIVSGRGLLVWGARTLAGDSHSADEYKYISVARTALALHKSIIASLAPALKNSTLTDSVQKIIGELIENFLYDLHLKKAFAGMTPQQSFFVKNEISLPDRKRGLLNLYLGFAPLRSQEFIVLPIQLKTKPSQ; translated from the coding sequence TTGGCTTGGAAAAGTAAGTTTTCAGAAACGTCTTCCACTGCCCTTCGCTCGGGAGCCATCTATTACCCTCCGTTTATTAAAGATACTCACCTGATAGAAACCTCCGGAGCGATCGCAGGAGTCTTTGCTGAATTTGAGAAGAGCGGTTTTTGGAAATCGCCTGCCGGAGTGAACGCCCGCCTGCGCGGTGTGGATCAATTGCTGACAAATCTTACTCCTCAGCAGGAAGAACTTTTAACTCAAGAAGGTATCAACACTCTTAAAATAGTTTCGGGACGCGGGCTTCTAGTGTGGGGCGCACGCACTCTGGCTGGAGATAGCCACTCAGCAGATGAATATAAATATATTTCCGTCGCCCGCACCGCTTTAGCTCTACACAAATCAATTATCGCGAGCCTTGCACCGGCTTTAAAAAATTCAACTCTAACTGACTCTGTCCAAAAAATAATTGGAGAACTGATTGAAAATTTTCTTTATGATCTTCATCTCAAAAAAGCATTTGCCGGAATGACTCCCCAACAGTCTTTCTTTGTAAAAAATGAAATCAGTTTGCCGGACCGAAAAAGGGGCTTATTGAACTTGTACTTAGGTTTTGCGCCACTTCGCTCTCAGGAATTTATTGTTCTTCCAATTCAATTAAAAACAAAACCAAGTCAGTAG
- a CDS encoding putative transposase for insertion sequence element IS3 family protein (COG2801 Transposase and inactivated derivatives), protein MLLQKYFWINMNLKKVRRLMKKHGLRTVIRRKNRSRQVWVEGDEHRASPNILNRNFNVQKKDTVYSTDITYLDYGLGKRAYLSAVKDLATKEIVHYTVSASATLNIALRGRRRSF, encoded by the coding sequence ATGCTTTTACAGAAATATTTTTGGATCAATATGAACTTAAAGAAAGTCCGTCGTCTTATGAAAAAGCATGGACTTCGAACTGTCATCCGCAGAAAGAATAGATCTAGGCAAGTTTGGGTAGAAGGAGATGAACATAGAGCAAGCCCGAATATTCTTAATAGGAATTTTAATGTCCAAAAGAAGGATACTGTGTATTCGACAGACATTACTTATCTTGATTATGGACTTGGAAAACGAGCTTATCTATCGGCAGTAAAGGATTTGGCAACGAAGGAGATCGTGCATTACACCGTTTCAGCAAGTGCAACTTTAAATATCGCACTTAGGGGCCGTCGAAGATCTTTTTAG